A window of Polaribacter litorisediminis contains these coding sequences:
- a CDS encoding glutamine--tRNA ligase/YqeY domain fusion protein, translated as MSEENKSLNFLEHIIEEDLANGMPKENLRFRFPPEPNGYLHIGHTKAIGISFGLGEKYNAPVNLRFDDTNPAKEEQEYVDAIKDDISWLGYSWANECYSSDYFQQLFDWAVLLIKDGKAYVDSQTSEEMRVQKGTPTQVGTNSPFRNRSVAENLELFQGMKDGKFKEGAHTLRAKIDMESPNMLMRDPLMYRIMYKTHHRTGDDWCIYPMYDWTHGESDYIEQISHSLCSLEFKPHRELYNWFRDNVYDFSKSEYPNPPKQREFSRLNLSYTIMSKRKLLTLVENGIVSGWDDPRMPTISGLRRRGYTPAAIRSFVETVGVSKRENVIDVALLEFKIREDLNKTAKRVMGVLDPVKVVITNYPEGEEEMLMANYNDYEEGFGSREVPFSRELYIEKEDFREEANKKFFRLKLGSEVRLKNAYFIKANSCTKDEDGNVIEIQCTYDPLTKSGMDTEESKRKVKGTLHWVSVKHALKAEVRSYDRLFLDEAPDAHKDKNFMEFINPNSLEFIEAFIEPSLQTAAIGDRFQFQRLGYFNVDVDSTDANLIFNKIVGLRDSWKSPLS; from the coding sequence ATGTCTGAAGAGAATAAATCGCTCAATTTTTTAGAGCATATAATAGAAGAAGATTTAGCAAATGGAATGCCGAAAGAGAATTTACGATTTCGTTTTCCGCCAGAACCCAATGGATATTTGCATATTGGTCATACCAAAGCTATTGGCATTAGTTTCGGTTTAGGTGAAAAATACAATGCACCCGTAAATTTGCGTTTCGACGATACAAATCCGGCAAAAGAAGAGCAAGAATATGTAGATGCTATTAAGGATGATATTTCTTGGTTAGGATATTCTTGGGCGAATGAATGTTATTCTTCAGATTATTTTCAGCAATTGTTCGATTGGGCAGTTTTGTTGATCAAAGATGGAAAAGCCTATGTAGATTCGCAAACCTCAGAAGAAATGAGAGTGCAAAAAGGAACGCCCACTCAAGTTGGTACAAATAGTCCTTTTAGAAACAGATCTGTAGCAGAAAACTTGGAATTATTTCAAGGAATGAAAGATGGAAAATTTAAAGAAGGTGCACATACTTTGCGTGCAAAAATTGATATGGAATCTCCGAATATGTTGATGCGTGATCCTTTAATGTATAGAATTATGTACAAAACGCATCACAGAACTGGCGATGATTGGTGCATTTACCCAATGTATGATTGGACGCATGGTGAGAGCGATTATATTGAACAAATTTCGCATTCTTTGTGCTCTTTAGAGTTTAAACCTCATAGAGAATTGTACAATTGGTTTCGTGATAACGTGTATGATTTTAGTAAATCTGAATATCCGAATCCACCAAAACAACGTGAGTTTTCTCGTTTAAATTTGAGTTACACCATAATGAGTAAACGTAAGTTGTTAACGTTGGTTGAAAACGGAATTGTGTCTGGTTGGGATGACCCAAGAATGCCTACAATTTCTGGTTTGCGAAGACGTGGTTATACACCTGCTGCGATTAGAAGTTTTGTAGAAACTGTTGGAGTTTCTAAACGCGAAAATGTAATTGATGTAGCGCTTTTAGAATTTAAAATTCGTGAGGATTTAAATAAAACGGCCAAAAGAGTTATGGGCGTTTTAGATCCTGTAAAAGTGGTTATTACCAACTATCCGGAAGGAGAAGAAGAAATGCTAATGGCTAATTATAACGATTATGAAGAGGGATTTGGAAGTAGAGAAGTTCCGTTTTCTAGAGAACTTTATATCGAAAAAGAAGATTTTAGAGAAGAAGCAAATAAGAAATTTTTCCGATTGAAATTAGGAAGTGAAGTTCGTTTGAAAAATGCCTATTTTATCAAGGCAAATAGCTGCACAAAAGATGAAGATGGCAATGTAATTGAAATTCAGTGTACGTATGATCCGTTAACAAAATCTGGAATGGATACTGAAGAAAGCAAACGTAAAGTGAAAGGAACTTTGCATTGGGTTTCTGTAAAACACGCTTTAAAAGCCGAAGTAAGATCGTATGATAGATTATTTTTAGATGAAGCACCAGACGCTCACAAAGACAAAAATTTTATGGAATTTATTAACCCAAATTCTCTAGAATTCATTGAAGCTTTTATAGAACCGAGTTTGCAAACGGCTGCCATTGGCGATCGTTTTCAGTTTCAACGTTTGGGTTATTTTAATGTGGATGTTGATAGTACGGATGCCAATTTAATTTTTAATAAAATTGTAGGTTTAAGAGATTCTTGGAAATCCCCATTGTCCTAA
- a CDS encoding DUF6370 family protein: protein MKKLLLVSVFLIAISCGNNKEITQVAEVSCGQCKFELDSENGCSLAIRIDEKAYFVKGFKIDDFGDAHDEHTGFCNVIRKGEVTGYVEDGKFIASSIELVE, encoded by the coding sequence ATGAAAAAATTACTTTTAGTATCGGTTTTTTTAATTGCGATTTCCTGTGGCAATAATAAAGAAATAACACAAGTTGCAGAAGTATCTTGTGGTCAGTGTAAATTTGAATTAGATTCTGAAAATGGTTGCAGTTTAGCCATTAGAATTGATGAAAAAGCGTATTTTGTTAAAGGTTTTAAAATTGATGATTTTGGTGATGCACATGATGAACATACTGGTTTTTGTAATGTTATTAGAAAAGGTGAAGTTACTGGTTATGTAGAAGATGGTAAATTTATAGCAAGCTCTATTGAGTTGGTTGAGTAA
- a CDS encoding TonB-dependent receptor → MKNLILTLFCITSLMVFGQNTKDIGGKVLDATGNPLPGATVIEKENPQNGTTTDFDGEFILKVSQNASELVISYISYESKTVKITGNYINVVLKPKENQLDEVTIKGFPSVASKARVRSQAIQSLPETTVAINAATIEASGIDNIQSFTSQISNVTFTQAQQPGVNFLTVRGISQIRNAESPVAVVIDGMTLPDASAMNMSLYDIELLEFVKGPQGTLYGKNAIAGAVNIITKDPTNNNKTKVMLNTGNGGLLGAGISSSGAFVKNKFYYSLNGRYSSFDGLINNTFLNQKVDFSKEYNFRAKLKYKFNPRWSATFVQDNFKVEAGGNYYVTKTDLFDATIPVLADDDYSSEPFGDVLGDSDLSNALSSLKIEGSLENAKFQSVTSYNATRRYYIGENDYSQYAFSKVSQQSDSDTFSQEFRLTSNAAEETKLNYTFGTLFQNSKRYLNTSTFLNNTYYEGGFVDASAANANYSATGLVGNDDDNTIQTIAAFGFIDYKITDKFTLSAGMRVDYDKLTNESRISNTSIENDITVWQPKFSLAYEFSDAVLGYANYGRGYRSGGFNSDATVKFNKTYEAEFTNNYEIGLKTSFLNNRIIFNNAFYIIDFKNQQQYTFIPVTPAVLGIYNFDESRISGFETEIKFKASNTLDFFAGLGLNNGEIKKGTYNRLTNAAAFDYTTSEVVDVSGNTSPFTIESTFQIGTNANFKLSETSKLGFHLNVDSRGTQYWDPLEEYKQDPYTLVNARVNLKLSKIDVSLWANNIFDTKFNTEFFPTAEFGFNNLRFPNTPTTVGVDLSYTF, encoded by the coding sequence ATGAAAAATCTAATTTTAACCCTTTTTTGTATCACTTCATTGATGGTATTTGGGCAAAACACAAAAGATATTGGCGGTAAAGTTTTAGATGCAACAGGCAACCCCCTGCCTGGAGCAACCGTTATAGAAAAAGAAAACCCACAAAACGGAACAACAACTGATTTTGACGGTGAGTTTATCCTTAAAGTTAGTCAAAACGCTAGCGAACTCGTAATTTCTTACATTAGCTATGAAAGTAAAACTGTAAAAATTACTGGCAATTACATAAACGTTGTATTAAAGCCAAAAGAAAATCAGCTTGATGAAGTCACTATTAAAGGTTTTCCATCCGTAGCGAGTAAGGCACGTGTTAGATCACAAGCCATTCAGAGTTTACCAGAAACTACTGTGGCCATAAATGCAGCTACTATTGAAGCTAGTGGTATTGATAATATTCAATCCTTTACATCACAAATCTCTAATGTAACTTTTACGCAAGCACAGCAACCAGGTGTAAATTTTTTAACAGTACGTGGTATATCCCAAATTAGAAATGCTGAATCGCCAGTAGCGGTGGTTATTGATGGAATGACTTTACCAGATGCAAGTGCAATGAACATGTCTCTGTATGACATTGAATTATTAGAATTTGTAAAAGGTCCTCAAGGAACACTTTACGGTAAAAATGCGATTGCAGGCGCTGTAAACATCATAACGAAAGACCCTACAAATAATAATAAAACTAAAGTAATGCTCAATACGGGTAATGGTGGTTTGTTAGGTGCTGGTATTTCTAGTTCTGGAGCTTTTGTAAAAAACAAGTTTTATTACAGTTTAAATGGTCGATACTCTTCTTTTGATGGTTTAATAAACAATACATTTTTAAATCAAAAAGTAGACTTTTCAAAAGAATACAATTTTCGTGCAAAGTTAAAATACAAGTTCAATCCACGTTGGTCAGCAACCTTTGTACAAGATAATTTTAAAGTGGAAGCAGGTGGTAATTACTATGTGACTAAAACAGATCTTTTTGATGCAACAATACCTGTACTGGCCGATGATGACTATTCTAGTGAACCTTTTGGAGATGTTTTAGGAGATTCCGATTTATCTAATGCCTTAAGCAGTTTAAAAATCGAAGGTTCCTTGGAGAATGCAAAGTTTCAATCGGTTACTTCTTATAATGCCACAAGACGTTATTACATCGGAGAAAATGATTACTCTCAATACGCCTTTAGCAAAGTTTCTCAACAATCAGATTCAGATACGTTTAGTCAAGAATTTAGACTAACATCAAATGCTGCCGAAGAAACAAAATTAAATTATACTTTTGGTACCCTATTTCAAAATAGTAAACGCTATTTAAATACCTCTACGTTTTTAAATAATACCTACTACGAAGGTGGTTTTGTAGATGCATCTGCTGCAAACGCAAATTATAGTGCAACAGGTTTAGTGGGTAATGACGATGACAACACCATACAAACGATCGCTGCTTTTGGTTTTATAGATTATAAAATTACAGATAAGTTTACATTATCTGCAGGAATGCGTGTAGATTATGATAAATTAACAAACGAGTCTCGTATTTCAAATACTTCCATAGAAAATGACATTACCGTATGGCAACCTAAATTCTCTTTAGCTTATGAATTTTCTGACGCTGTATTGGGATATGCAAATTATGGACGTGGCTATAGAAGCGGTGGATTTAACTCTGATGCAACTGTAAAATTTAATAAAACCTATGAAGCAGAATTTACTAACAACTATGAGATTGGTTTAAAAACAAGTTTCTTAAACAATAGAATTATTTTTAACAACGCATTTTATATCATCGATTTTAAAAACCAACAACAATACACATTTATACCTGTAACGCCAGCTGTATTAGGAATATATAATTTCGATGAATCTAGAATATCAGGTTTTGAAACGGAAATAAAATTTAAAGCAAGTAATACCTTAGACTTTTTTGCAGGTTTAGGATTAAATAACGGTGAAATAAAAAAAGGTACTTACAACAGATTAACTAACGCTGCTGCATTCGATTATACCACAAGTGAAGTAGTAGATGTTAGCGGAAATACCTCTCCTTTTACCATAGAAAGTACCTTTCAAATTGGGACTAATGCCAACTTTAAACTATCAGAAACTTCTAAATTAGGGTTTCATTTAAATGTGGATAGCAGAGGTACACAATATTGGGATCCTTTAGAAGAGTACAAACAAGATCCATACACATTAGTAAACGCCAGAGTAAATTTAAAGTTGAGTAAAATTGATGTGAGCTTGTGGGCAAATAATATTTTTGACACTAAATTCAATACCGAGTTTTTCCCAACAGCAGAGTTTGGTTTTAATAACTTAAGATTTCCAAACACCCCAACAACGGTAGGTGTAGATTTATCTTACACATTCTAA
- a CDS encoding hydantoinase/oxoprolinase family protein, translated as MRVATDIGGTFTDLVFFDYDKETKEVKKVEVSKSSTTPGEFEKGILNTIKKIDLDLNTIEFFAHGTTVVINAITERKGSKTALITTEGFRDVLEIARGTRPDLYNFNFKKEEPFVERYLRQEVKERISYLGEIITPLDLSSVDDLITEFIKEEVEAIAICFLHGYKNPVHEKQLAEYIRTNYPQFEVITSHEVTREWREYERTSTTVLSAYVKPIATKYLNNLTHHLQELGYKNNLYIMQSNGGITTIEDVKANPITLIESGPASGMLGAVMLGRTIGKENLLVLDIGGTTAKCSLIENGIPKIVTTYNIEKTKTQAGFPILTPVIDIVEIGNGGGSIAWLDDGGKMRVGPKSAAANPGPSSYGKGGTNFTTTDANVVCNRIHKDYFLGGELKPDFDSLKNAAKPLCDELDMTMEEVARGVIRVANSNMVNALKSVSVNKGYDPRDFSLVVIGGGGPMHGAYLGEELQMPEIIVPLNAGVFSAFGMLMSDLRRDYIRTDVMALNVDNFSILNSVFQEMKNEATKAYERDAYQKEDIQFEYFLDLRYDGQEHSVKLKLSDIDNLKMDEIENDFHQLHKKRYAFSLADTHIEIVNFHLVAEVIVNKPVISKIEAKGYSVEDALIATENVDFDESGIHESRFFDRNKLDPGMTISGPAIIVESSTSTVVPPKHQFSIDIYANIIISKIK; from the coding sequence ATGAGAGTCGCAACAGATATTGGTGGAACCTTTACAGACTTAGTTTTTTTCGATTACGATAAAGAAACTAAAGAGGTTAAAAAAGTAGAGGTATCCAAATCCAGCACAACACCAGGTGAGTTTGAAAAAGGAATCCTAAATACAATTAAAAAAATAGATTTAGATTTAAATACGATTGAATTTTTTGCTCACGGAACAACTGTGGTGATCAATGCCATTACGGAACGAAAAGGATCTAAAACTGCATTAATTACCACCGAAGGCTTTAGAGATGTTCTTGAAATTGCAAGGGGTACAAGACCCGATTTGTATAATTTCAACTTTAAAAAAGAAGAACCCTTTGTAGAGCGTTATTTACGACAAGAAGTAAAAGAACGTATCAGTTATTTAGGTGAAATTATAACGCCGTTAGACTTATCTTCAGTAGATGATCTAATTACAGAATTTATAAAAGAAGAGGTAGAAGCCATCGCCATTTGCTTTTTACATGGCTATAAAAACCCAGTTCATGAGAAACAATTAGCGGAATACATTCGTACTAATTACCCGCAATTTGAAGTGATCACTTCACATGAAGTTACCAGAGAATGGCGAGAATATGAACGTACGAGTACTACCGTATTATCAGCCTATGTAAAACCCATAGCCACAAAATACTTAAATAATTTAACGCATCATTTACAAGAGTTAGGGTATAAAAACAACCTATATATTATGCAGTCTAATGGTGGTATTACTACGATTGAAGATGTAAAGGCAAACCCAATTACCTTAATCGAATCGGGGCCTGCAAGTGGCATGCTTGGTGCTGTAATGTTAGGCAGAACTATTGGTAAAGAAAACTTATTGGTCTTAGATATTGGTGGTACTACTGCAAAATGTTCCTTAATTGAAAACGGCATACCAAAAATAGTAACCACTTATAATATTGAAAAAACAAAAACCCAAGCCGGGTTTCCAATTTTAACACCCGTCATAGATATTGTAGAAATTGGTAACGGTGGTGGCAGTATCGCTTGGTTAGACGATGGTGGTAAAATGCGTGTTGGACCAAAAAGTGCCGCCGCAAATCCTGGGCCTTCTTCTTACGGAAAAGGTGGAACAAACTTTACAACTACAGATGCAAACGTAGTTTGTAACCGTATTCATAAAGACTACTTTTTGGGTGGCGAATTAAAACCAGATTTTGATAGCTTAAAAAACGCAGCAAAACCACTTTGTGATGAATTAGATATGACCATGGAAGAAGTTGCGCGAGGTGTAATTCGTGTCGCAAACTCTAATATGGTAAATGCCTTAAAAAGTGTTTCCGTAAATAAAGGATACGATCCAAGAGATTTTTCTTTGGTGGTTATTGGCGGCGGCGGTCCAATGCATGGCGCTTATTTAGGTGAAGAATTACAAATGCCAGAAATTATAGTTCCCTTAAATGCAGGTGTATTTTCAGCCTTCGGGATGTTAATGTCAGATTTAAGAAGAGATTATATTCGCACAGACGTTATGGCTTTAAATGTTGATAATTTTTCAATCTTGAATAGTGTTTTTCAAGAAATGAAAAATGAAGCTACAAAAGCCTATGAAAGAGATGCATATCAAAAAGAAGACATTCAATTTGAATATTTTTTAGACCTGCGTTATGACGGACAAGAACACTCAGTAAAATTGAAGTTATCTGATATCGATAACTTAAAAATGGATGAAATAGAAAATGATTTTCATCAACTACATAAAAAGAGATATGCTTTTAGCCTTGCAGATACTCACATAGAAATTGTAAACTTTCATCTAGTAGCCGAAGTTATTGTAAATAAACCTGTTATTAGTAAGATTGAAGCTAAAGGTTATTCCGTTGAAGACGCTTTAATTGCTACTGAAAATGTTGATTTTGATGAATCTGGCATCCACGAAAGTCGCTTTTTTGACAGAAATAAATTAGACCCAGGAATGACGATTTCAGGTCCCGCCATTATTGTAGAAAGTTCTACTTCAACAGTTGTGCCTCCAAAACATCAATTTAGTATTGATATCTACGCAAACATCATCATCAGTAAAATAAAGTAA